The genomic interval AACAAATCTATTATAAAATCCAGATATACATACCGTTATAAGCATTGATATTAACACAATTTTTATTTCTACAGAATACTCATTTGAAAACAATACAACAAAACATAAAAAACCAGCTGCTATTAATAAAGTTGAATAGACTTCTAGTACAAGCATTTTTGAGAACCAGAAAATCATAAACATTTGTAATTGTATACCTAACAAAATAAATATGTTTAGCGCAAGAACAACACATATGTTTTTTAGTGATTTTATAACTTGATCATTATTGATACTTAACAGGATGGCAAATATTATGATTTGTGACAAACAAAATATAAATATAAATGGTTTTGATTTAATAAATAGCTTTTTTAGCATCTTTATTATTTTCCTCCGGCGGCGAAGCCGTCTTTCTAACATTTGCTTAACCTGTAATTCCGGCCCGAAGGGATTGGCGTGAAAATTGCCGAGCGAAGCGACCAGCAATTTTCATGACAAAAGGAATTATCAGGTTGAAGCAGTTGTTAGATGATTCTTCTATTAGCATTTAGTACTTCTCGAACAGTTTCATTTTACCAATTATTTTACTCTTATCTAAATTAATGCCTAAGCCTTCTGTATAATAGTAAAATTGGTCATTTTCTTTTCGTAAAATGTCATAATTATTATATTGATATGGTGAGTTATCAAATGGTTTTAATTGATAATCAACATAATAGCAAAAGCAAATATATTTCTTGTCAATTAATTCTATACATACTTGATATAAAAATAATCGTCCTAAATTGGTGTGAAAGCTTCGATAAAATACAGCCTTTATATCAGTCTCTTTGAAATATATTTCTGTTTTATTTAGAATTTTTTTTGCACTGATCTCATTATTTCTTATTAAAACTCGGTATTGTCTGCTTGTATACCAAGGAAAAACATAGAAAACAAAAACCATAAGAAAAACTGAAAGTAAAATAATAAAATAATCAGCTTGAATAATGATATTTATTAAACCAGTAATTATTAGGAATGGTGAAACTAGGTATTTAAATACTAGCACGCCATATCGATTTAAATAAAAGAAGTTTGATATTTCCATAGTTTTTCAATCCATATTTTTTTATCCCTAGCAGATAAAGAACTTCCAATAATTACTATACTTATATACATATTAAATTATTAAAGGTTTTATCATTATATTTTTACTTATTTTAAATTGATGGTGGAAGTCAGTTTTTGTATCAAATACATAATCCTACTTATTTAAAAACAAGATGTATTAAATAGAAAATGTATTACGAAAAAGATTGTTTTTTTGCGCCGCGCTAGCGGCGTCCATCTAACATTTGCTTAACCTGCGAGGTGTAATGGCGCGATTCTTGCCGAGGAGCGTAGCGACGACTAGCAAGAATCGTGACATAGCCGAGTCAGGTTGAAGCAGTTGTTAGTTGTCTTTTTTTTAAGCATAAATTGCTATTGGAATAAGTAGTATTCCTTTTTGCACACTTGATGTAATACGAGGTATATTAATACCCGTTTTTTTTATTTCTTCAGTTTGGAATCCTGATAACATTTGATCAATAAGTAAATCTCCAGCAGCACTTAAACTAGTATTTCTTAATAAATTTATAGGTTCCGTATCTTCTGTAGCAATTTTTATTACTTTTCCTATTACTGAATATTCACCGTTCTCAAGTATTCCAACATTTTCATTTTCAAAAAAACGTATATCAGCTTGAGATACTGCATCAAAACCATTTTCATTTCTTTGTAATAAATCTACTAATCCTGTGACTTTCATATTATCATTAAACTTTTTTATTTGATCGCTTGTCTTCTTGATATCTCCAGAAGAACTATTTCCCGATCCTTTCCCGCTTATAGAAGCAATCATATTAATCATATGATACATAGAATCAAATGCTTTAATTAATGGATTTACTGATACAGTACCCTTTACACGAATAAAATCGCCAGTTTCAATTAGTTTGAAATCACTTTCCTCAGAAACATCTTTTACTAAACCATTTTCTTCTAGATGTTCTAGTAATTTTTCAAACAACGATGTGGGTGTATGTATTCTTTCTTCAGAAACAGTTTGCTGATCTTGTTGTGAATTACTTCCCTTTAATTTTGCCCCTAATTTTAATCCAAATAAACCAAATGTATTACCTGTACCGATACTACTTTCTATTTCTGAATCAAGCACACCTTCTTTGTTTTCTTTTCTTTCAATTGAACGTATTTGTGAAAATCCATTTTCAATAATTGCTAATAAATCAAAAACAACTTTCTGATTTAAATAAACTGGAAGAATTAAGTTTTTACTCGACATATTTTCTCCTCTTTCCGCCGCCCGCAGGGTCCAACTAACATTTGCTTAACCTGCGTTTTGTTTGGCGCGGTTTTTGCCGAGCGTAGCGAAGTGCAAAAATCCGTGACAAGCAAATAAGTCAGGTTGAAGCAGTTGTTAGATCGCCAACTGTTAAACAATTCAGTTTATAACCAACTACATCAATGTTAGAAAACGATTTGCAGTACCATTAAAAAACCCGAAGGCTGAATCCTTATGACTTGTTATAATGTGAAGACTGAGGCAACTCTTCTGCATATCGTTTTCTAACATCTGTTCCTGCAAGTTTTAGCACAAGTGGTATGAAGTCAACTTCATCAACGAAAGAAAAAGTTTTAATCACGATAACACTTTAAGTAATAAACTAGGTGCAAACTGTATAACCGTTTTTCAGAGTGTTATCATCTGTTGAACTTTTTCTTAAGTCTATTTTCAGTGACAGTTTACTTCAGTTATACACAATCTTCTTCCAAATATATTTCTTTTTCTTCTATTAATAAGTGTAGATTGGTCGAACTAACATTTATTTAACCTGCATTGCGTACATTGGCGCACTTTTTGCCGAGCGAAGCGACTAGCAAAAAGTGTGACAATAGCAATGTCAGGTTGAAATAGTTGTTATCCAATTTTTGGTTTCAGTTCTGCTGTAGCTTCGTTTTCAACTAATTTGTGTACTAAGCTTTTTACTTTTACAAACGTTACCAACGTCTTAAATTTTATTACGCAACAAAAATATTTTCTACAGAAAGCTCCGTTTTGTTTTTTACTCTACAGCAGTTTCATACAAAACATTTTTCTTTTCTTTCCATTTTCTTCTATTATATAAGACCAAATCCAGTCCAATTACCTTGATTCGTTTCTGCAAAACATCAAGATCCTATTGTATAGGACTATGGAATGATAACCAGCAACTGAATCAGTTTTTTATTTTGATTTGCTTCGTATAAGCCACTGTAAGGTTATTTATCGAAAACTATTGTGCAGAATTCTCATTTTACTGCTGAATAACCACAGTAATCTAAAAACCTTATATCCAGGATCTTTTCACTTCAAGATGTTAAAATCAATTGAAAAGCAACGTCCTACAGTCACCTTAAATTCTTGGTAGTGAAAACGGAACACTGCTTTGCTGTTTTATTTTTAATGGATCTTCAGCATTTGTCGCGAGAGCTTGCACCGTAATCCAAATTATATTTCGAGATTTATAAGCGTTTTTAGTTCTTCCATCCTCGCCCGCCGAAGGCGTGGGGATAACATTTGCTTAACCTGTATTTTCGCACCGCGTAGCGGTTTGGCGCATTTTGTGCGTCAGGAGCGAAGCGACAGCACAAAATGTGACAAAGAAAATATCAGGTTGAAGCAGTTGTTAGCTTTTTCCTCTTCCTATTTTTTTATTTTGCATTAATTGTCTTATGTTAACTTAACATATAATTATTTTCATTAAGTAGTACTATTTAAGCTATCTTAAAACGATTTTTGATTAACTATTAATATCCTTGCATCATTATAATTATCAAAAAAACATATATATGTATTATTTTAAGTACATTGAATCAATCAAATATTTTCCAGTATTTGTCTTAAATATATTTTTCTTAACATTTTCGATTTCTCTTTTTTGTATATTATCTTCGTAAATATTCACAATGAAATCTGCTTCAACTAATATTTGAAAATCTATTCCATCTATCTTTTTATATGAATGATGATTACCAATTATAAATTTAATTCTTTCGATTTGAGTATTGCTAATATCAATTTTATTTTTTACTAATAACTCTTCAGCTATTTTTGGGCCTTCAATTTCTTGATATTTTCCTGAACTAGACTTATATTTAATTTCCGCTTCATGAATACCAATATCATGTAGTATTCCACATATTTTTATAACGGTTAACTCATTAACAGTTACTTCTTCTAAATTTGCGATAATTTCAGAAAATTGAAAAACCTTAAGAGCATGATTAATTCTCTTAACATCCGGTGAATTATAATTTATCATTGATAATATTATGTTATTAATCGAATTTTCCATCTTCTTCCTCTTCAAGTTAGTATTAACAAAAATAGAGTAAATCAATATAACATTCTTTCTGCCGCGCGCGCAGCGTCGAGCTAACATTTGCTTAACCTGCGAGGCGTAATGGCGCGATTCTTGCCGAGGAGCGTAGCGACGACTAGCAAGAATCGTGACATAGCCGAGTCAGGTTGAAGCAGTTGTTAGGTTTTCCATTTAGTAATCATTGGATGAGATAATTCTTCATCACATAATATTGTAGCACTATACTTCGCACGTGTGAAAGCCACATAGTATTTAGCTGGCGAAGAGAATGGCTGGCCTTTTAGAAAGTTTATAATTGGAGTGTTAGGAAGTATTAACACCCTTTCATATGTTCTACCCTTAACCGCACCAAAATTTCTTACTTTCTCATCTAACCATTTGGTTTTTTTATCGTACCTCAATATAACTACCTGAAAATTTTGTAAGTATTCTTCGAGCTGGCTTCTTGATATGTAAAAGATACCATCATGCCCCGTTCTTTCAAAATTCCTAGATATTGTTTTCTCATAATCATGATAAATTGAATCAGAAAAACTACATAGCTCTTGATTGCATCTATAACTCCAATTGTTGAGTTCTATTCTGCATAGGCCATCAAGTTCTAATTTTTCTATTAATTTTAAAACTCCCGCTTTTTTATATTTTGCATTCCTCGCTGATTCATTTGTTGAAAATGTACCTTGACGAGGATCTGCAACAATTCGCAGAGTAATATCTGTTTGTAGCAATTCAATTACAAGATCATAGTCATATCCAGCAAAGTCTTGAAACTCGTCAATGAATATCAGATCGTAAATGGATTCTAATCGCTTTATTACTTTACCATCAGTTTTTGCATTACATAGCATTGCAAAATCAGCCAGCTTGTCAGAAAAAATGCAGTCATCAGCTCCAAAAAAATATCTTGGATCAGTTTTCTTAAAGTATTTTGTTGATCGGCCTTGAACAAATATTGGTCTCGACACAAGCCTATCGAAAGCAGATAATTGGTAAGGCCGAATGCATTCTTGAATCAGGAAGGACATCCAGGTCATTATTTCAACATTTTTTGGTATTGCTTGGTACTGCTCTATGAATATCTTCTTTAATTCTTCTGTGCCTTCAACTGTAAATGTTGTAATCAATATTCTTTTATCTTGATTGGCTATTGCTTCATTTACAATTCCGGTTGATTTACCAGAACCAGCAGCAGCTATTGTTATTACATTCTTAGATGGCATTTTTTATATACTCTGGATATTCAATTTTTTCTGCACTCTCGAATACTCTTAGCGACCACTCTGTTTTATTATTCAACATCCAATTCTTGATTTCTTCAATACTACCAAAGTCTTTAATAAATATTTTATTTAAGTTCGCAACTGTATTACATGCGCAAAAGGCAATTTCAATTGTAGATAATGAAGCATTCTCAGGATATATGATCTTAATCGTTTCAATACCTTCATAATCTGAATATTTTGCTTTGACAGCAGCAATATCACCGTCATTATCTGTTATTACTTGTGTTTTTATTTTTAATTGTTTTGATATTTCCAAAAATCTTTTAAATGATAATCCACGAACAGAGATTATATCAACATTATTGCTTATGGGTAAGGTCCCGTATTTATCAAGGTACAATCGCTGGATAATTAATTCTTCTGTCGGACCTTCTACCAATATTATAGATTTGGCAAGTACCATTCTTAATGTATCGTATCCTGGCAATCTTTTAAAATAGGAAACAGTTGATGCGCTTAATTCAACAAGACTTATTGACTTTTTAGCGTGTAGCAAGCGTAGGTTATCTAATCCCAGCTTATTCAATACGAATGAATTGTGTGTAGAGATTATAACTTGACGTTCGTCACACATTTTTGATATTTGATCTATTAAACTTGCCATATTAGTAAATGAAAGATGGTTTTCTGGCTCTTCAATTAAGAATACAGATGTTTTTTCAAGCGTTGCATTCAAGGCAAACCCAATTTTCAATTTGCTTTGTTCACCCATACCAATAAATTGGAATGGTATGTCATCAAGATATGGAATTAATACTGAATCCCAGCCACTTTTTGCAGAAATATCAACAGAAACTTTAAAATCGTTTTTGGTTATTTCTTTACCTTTTTCTGCTAAGCTACTATTAATTGTTTCAACCCCATTTATTTTTGAGAATGTTTCTCTTAGTTTTCTATATTCAATAGAAAGCCTAGCCTTATCTTTCTCTGTTAATGCATCGTTGATTACCTTATTTATGAAACGATCGGAACCACTTGCAAATCTAATTGAGGCAGCATCTATATATGTTGATCGAATCTGGTTACTTCTTCCACCGACAGGATTTCCACTAAAAAACGCCCAAGAGACTCCATAGAACTCAGTTGGAACAGAATGTACTTCTTCTTTCTCTTTAATATATTGTTTATATTCTTCTGTAAATTCCTTATCAAGATCAACTACAATTGACACTCCCGGGAGATCAACTCTATCTAAATTATTTATTCCACGATACCTAGCAGTTTCATCTGTGTCAAAAAATACTGCTTCGATAATAATCTTTGGTGGTATGCATTCTGGAGTGCCAATCGTATTTATAAAATATCGAACTAAATCAGCATTGAAAATGTAAGGACTTATTTCAGTAAAAATTGATTTTCCAAATAATGTGCCAGTTAAGACGAGATTGAGAGCTTCAAGGATAGTGGTCTTTCCGGCATCATTATCTCCAATTATAATATTGATACCATGTTTAAAACTAATTTTGAAATCCTGTAAGTTCTTAAATCCAATGATCCGTAAGTAGTCGATCATTTTTACTCCTTAACTGATAAACCTAACATACGCTTAACCTGCGAAATGCCCTGGCGTGATTCCTGCGACAATATTCAGCAGGAATCATGACAGGGCATTGAGACAGGTTGAAGCGATTGTTAGATGTCTTGGATTTCTTCATTAATAATTTCCTGTATAATTTTGTGACAACACTTACCTAAAGGATTATGATGTAGACAATCTGAATTCTTCATAGCGCCCGTAAATAGTTTTACATCATTAACTGTTTTTGCTCCATGATCTTTAATCGCCAGTATCACATCATTTTTGGTTACTTTGCTGCAGTAACACGCATAAATTGGGTTGGCATCTTTTTTATACCATAATGGTACAATTAAATCATTAGTATTAAATACTATATTCGAATCTAAACTATAATACGATATTTCGCAATTTCGATTCATACAAAGGGCGAATGCATCTCCAACTACACGCTTCAATGCATATTCTGATATTATAGCTTTAATTGTTTCTTTTTTAACTAACACCCCATGGGAATTGCATTCTGGGCATTTTTTGATAGATGTTTCTTTTTTCACTAACGGCATTGTTTTGCCAATATTTGGAAATATCCCAATTTTACCATTATTACTTATTTTTGATTTTATCATCATTAATTCTTTATACCTAATGGAAATAAATTCCAATGGTAATACACCAGTATTTTTGCCATTAACCATATAGAGCCTACATGCGTAATTAAATCCAATTGGTTTATGCATTGTATAAATATCAATTCCGTCAATTAGGATCGTCGGTGATCCTTGGAAGTTGACTTCTTGAGCCATATCAGCACTTCTAATAAGAGAAATTTTTAGTTGATCTTCAGGAATGCTTGAACCTATAATAAAAGCACGTAATATTGACAATGATTCCTTTGCATTAGGACAGCCCTCAAAATACTGAAATTCTATCATAAAGTTACTCCTTATCCCTGGCCAGTGAAAAATAATTTACTTCTTTTCGCCCGAAGGGTCCATCTAACATTTATTTAACCTGCATTGCGTACATTGGCGCACTTTTTGCCGAGCGCAGCGACTAGCAAAAAGTGTGACAATAGCAATGTCAGGTTGAAATAGTTGTTATCCAATTTTTGGTTTCAGTTCTGCTGTAGCTTCGTTTTCAACTAATTTGTGTACTAAGTTTTTTACTTTTACAAACGTTACCAACGTCTTAAATTTTATTACGCAACAAAAATATTTCCTACAGAAAGCTCCGTTTTGTTTTTTACTCTACAGCAGCTGTGTACTAAACATTTTTCTTACCTTTTCTTTCTCTTTTCTTCTATTATATAAGACCAAATCCAATCCAATTACCTTGATTCGTTTTTGCAAGACATCAAGATCTTATTGTATAAAACCATAGAATAATAACCAGCAACTGAATCAGTTACTTATTTTGATTTGCTTCATACAAGCCACTGTAAGGTTATTTCTCGAAAACAATTGTGCAGGATTCTCATTTTACTGCTGAATAACCACAGTAATCTAAAAACCTTATATCCAGGATCTTTTCAATTCAAGATGTTAAAATCAATTGAAAAGCAACGTCCTACAGTCGCCTTAAATTCTTGATAGTAAAAACGGAACACTGTTTTGCTGTTTTATTTTTAATGTATCTTCAGCATTTGTCGCGAGAACTTGCACCGTATTCCAAATTATATTTCGAGATTTATTAGCGTTTTTAGTTCTTCCATCCTCGCCCGCCGAAGGCGTGGGGATAACATTTGCTTAACCTGCGAGGCGTATATTGGCGCAGTTTGTGCCGCGCGGAGCGCGATTAGCACAAACTGTGACAATAGCCGAGTCAGGTTGAAGCAGTTGTTGGATGATTTTTCCTCATCCAATTTATCAAGCCGTAAACAGCCATACAAAGCAAAATGATATATTGGATTGCGATAAACCTAACATCTTTTACCCAATACAATCCAGTTGCAATTACATCAACAACTATCCAATAAATCCAACCTTCATTTTTCCTTATTGTAGTTAAATACATAGCAACAAAACTCATAATTGTTGTTAGTGCATCTAGAAATGGGAATGAAGCCGGCTCTGGGAATACTTTAGGAAGCCAAACATGGAAATTTGAAACACAGTAAGTAAGCACTGTTGTAAAAATTGCAGTAATTATTGTAAAGACGATAATTGCTTTAAATGAACTCCAGCTTGTTGGTATGTAACTTTCTTCATCTTGTTTCTTTTTCCACATTAACCAACCAACAATACTAATAACTAAGTAATACACCTGTTCCATCATGTCAGAATAGAGTTGTATTTGATAAAATAATATTCCGTATAAAACAACTGATATAATGCCAATAGGCCATGTTAGTATGTTCTTTTTTGAAATAAGAAATACTGATAGAAAATAAAATACTGTCCCTACGAATTCAATATAGCTTAATGGATACCCCGCAATATCTATCATTACTGTATTTACATTTAAAAAACTAAGCATTAATTACTCCTTTTATTTGCTCTATTCTATTTTCTATTGTTCCAGAAAGTAGTGAATACATAATATTATACTTATGTAAAAGTTCAATGTTTATTTCCTGAAGTTTTTCACGTGATCCAATACCGGACCTATCCCAAGTATCCTCAAAAGGAAAGTCATCATTACACAAAAAAACATTTTTATACTTGTATAAACTCTTTTCAACTATTTGCAATAGTTTTTTAGATGATTTATTAAAGTAATATATAGAATAGGCAAGTGTAGTTATTGTATTTGTATCACAAAAGGTATAATCCGTTTCTGTATTACTTCTTGTTAATTCCATTTCATTTTGTGCGAAAGCGATTTTCTCTAAATCACTCATGGATAACCGATGATTTGTTTGATGTTTCATCCAATAATCTCTTCCATATTCTTCGCAATATGAACCACCGAGTGTTTGAGCAGCAAGTAAAGCAATAGTTGATTTACCCGTTGATGGTCCACCAAGAAAGTAGTAGTGTGGCTTAATTGAATTAAAAACTACAGGAGATAAAAAGGAACGATATTTCACTATATTATGTCTGATTTCTGTTGCACATATCGGGAATTGCTCTCTCTTAATATCAATAGTTCTGTTTTTACATTTAAGAGCAGTGCTTACATATTCACCATATTTTTCACTTGAATAAAAAGTATCAACTTTTATATGCTTGAGTTTATTCTTAAGATACTTATTTTGTGTGTCAATAATTTCTTTTGTATATCCAGTTTCTTGTGGACCATCTTCTGCAAGTATTATTCGAACACTGGGGAATATGCTTTTTATCCAGTTTGCTCTAACATAAGTCGGTATTTTAGTTGTTTCCGAGGCATTATAAACTATAACAACTACTTGATCCATTTCTTTTAATGCACAGGAGATCAAGTACTCATGCCCTTTATGAAAAGGTGCAAACTTACCTAATGTTAAACCTATTTTCATATTTCTCCGCGCGCCGGAGGCGTCCATCCAACATTTGCTTAACCTGTAATTCCGGCCCGAAGGGATTGGCGCACTTTTTGCCGAGCGAAGCGACTGCAAAAAGTGTGACAAAAGGAATTATCAGGTTGAAGCAGTTGTTAGCTTTCTCGGATTCTTAAGTATTATAGCTTGTAAGCTTTATATTTAATCCATTTCCAAAATTATTAATTGCATTTATTGCATTATAAAGTATTTCGTCTTCATTAATTTCATCTGATTTGAATATTAATTCATCATTACTACATATCGATTGTTGCCCTTGAATATATTTCTCTTCAATTTTATTAATACTTACATTTGGTCTAATTTTTGCAATCGGTGATACTGCATACTTTATATCTAGAGTAATTTGATAAATATAAGCATTTATTGGTAATGAAATAATTATCCATTTTTGCCATGTTGCTTCTTCTAATCCTGTCGGTGCATATGCACTAATATTTGAAAAATCTGATACTTGGTATTTAGTAAGTAATTCTTGAGTAATTTTATTTTCTATTTTATCTAATCGCTCTTTATGTAGCGCTATTAACTGGATCATTTCTTTTTTTGTTCTGTCTTCCATTATTACATCCATTTTATTGCACATTAAAATAACTTCATAGCTATTTTGTAAAATTCTGATATTACAGTAACTCGATGAGCAATCACATTACAATAATTCAGCTAATTTTCTTTTATATTCATAAACCTAGTTTAAAAACAGATCATATTGTTCATACTATATGCTTTAATTTTTCATATACTAATTAATTCTATTCCCTATATTGACATATTATTTTCTCAATAGTTCGTGCATTTATGTATTTCCATGTTTCTTTTTCTATGCAAAAACTCTTATTTATCCTCTGCCCGAAGGGTCAAGCTAACATTTGCTTAACCTGCATTGCGTACATTGGCGCACTTTTTTGCCGAGGAGCGTAGCGACGACTAGCAAAAAGTGTGACAATAGCAATGTCAGGTTGAAGCAGTTGTTAGGCGAAAATTATTTAACAATTCTATTCCAGGAGTAAGAGATTCATAATACATCATATAACTTGTTGCACATTTAATAATATTATCATTTGCTCCTTTTGCTATTTCATTTATTGAAATCATTTTCAAGGAATCCTTAATAAGTTTATATTCTGAATCCAATTCATAAAATGCAAAATATACCTTCATATTGAAAACGTCTTGAAAATTTTTATATTTCTTAAAATCTCGTATATCAATACCAACAACATTTCTATTATTATAGAATTTGATATTTCTTGCTTTGACCTCAATCGCAACTTTTTCTCCAACTATTATATAGTCAGGTCTTTTAATTGATATTTTTCCAGCATGTTTTATATATTGAATAAAGTTACTTTTACTCTGATTAATTTTTTCTATAATAATGTTGTTATTTAAACAATCTTCAACAAATGCTTCTTCTGCTAAATAACCTGGAAATGTTTGACATAAATTATCCTTTAATTCATCATGATGTTTAATTTGAGTATATTCAATTTCATTTTCAGCTTCAATTACCATGGAATTCGAATCAACACCATATAAACTCTTTACTTCATCTATTGATGTTACAAAATACTGAACAATCTGATTTTCAATTATTGATAAAATACTATATCCCATATAACACCTGTATAAATAATCCAAGTCGAAAAAATATTTTGCGCCCGAAGGGCGTCCGCCTAACTATGATTTAACCTGCGAATCCGCAGGATGAGTCAGGTTGAAATCTGTGTTAGGCGCAAATCTTTCGACATATATCATTCCGTCTTTTTCGCGCCTTAACAATTTGAAATACCCGCCCTCGGGAATGCCTTTCTTTCCCCACTCGGAAAAAACGCCACCAGATATCTTGCATCCATTTATTGTGTAGATATCATGCTGAAAATCATATTGAACGCAAGCGAACTTTATGGCGTATTTTTTCATTGGAAAGAAAATCCAAGTAAGCCACTCCGGAGCGATTTCACATTCGGAAATCTTTAATGCCTTGCAGATAACGCGAAACAATTTCCGTTTAATCATTTTATTCCTCCAGCGCGTTGTCCGCGCTTTTGCCGTAGGCGAAACGCGGCAGAGCGTCCGCCTAACATTTGCTTAACCTGCGTTTTGTTTGGCACGGTTTTTGTCGAGCGTAGCGAAGTGCAAAAATCCGTGACAAGCAAATAAGTCAGGTTGAAGCAGTTGTTAGCTGAATTTTTTACCAACTAAGCTTTAATCCGTACGGTACAAATTTATAAAACTCTTGATCTTTACTTATTATAGTCATATTTCTCGATATGCTTTGCCAAATAAGCATTCTGTCGAAAGGATCATTATGTGTGTTTTCTTTTAATTTATGATATGTGATTGCTTCTTCGGGTGTTAAACTAATTACTTGAAAATCCATTCTTTCTGCAATTGTTAACAATTCTTCTGGTTCTATTTTATCAAGATTTATTTTTTTTAATCTAGTTTTTATTGATATTTCCCAGAAGCTTACGGCACTTACAAAAACTTCATTCTTAGGATTTTTAATTATTTCTAATGCTTTTTTTGATAGATTTTCTGTATTTGAAACAGTCCAAAGAAAAGTATGGGTATCTAATAAATAATTCATGATAAACCCAATAATTCTTCTTCAGTCATTTTAAAATCATCCGTAAACTGAATATTAACTTTACCTTCAAGCAATCCTATTTTTCGTTCTTTTTTATCAACAGAGTCTTTATACGGTACAATCATAGCAATGGGTTTCTTCTTTTTTCCATAAAGAATACCAAAGGATTCTCCGGATTTAACCTTTTCCAGAACCTCTGAGAACTGTGCTTTTAACTCACCAACAGGAAGTGTTTTCATACCAAAAATATCATACAAGATGCGGTATTTGTCAAGTTGTCAAGTATGCCACTAAGTGTTCTTTTATGGCAAATCTCTATATTATAATGCTTTATGTTTTTCATTATCTTTTTTGCTCCGCGAAGCGGAGT from Teretinema zuelzerae carries:
- a CDS encoding DUF6414 family protein — encoded protein: MSSKNLILPVYLNQKVVFDLLAIIENGFSQIRSIERKENKEGVLDSEIESSIGTGNTFGLFGLKLGAKLKGSNSQQDQQTVSEERIHTPTSLFEKLLEHLEENGLVKDVSEESDFKLIETGDFIRVKGTVSVNPLIKAFDSMYHMINMIASISGKGSGNSSSGDIKKTSDQIKKFNDNMKVTGLVDLLQRNENGFDAVSQADIRFFENENVGILENGEYSVIGKVIKIATEDTEPINLLRNTSLSAAGDLLIDQMLSGFQTEEIKKTGINIPRITSSVQKGILLIPIAIYA
- a CDS encoding HD domain-containing protein, whose product is MENSINNIILSMINYNSPDVKRINHALKVFQFSEIIANLEEVTVNELTVIKICGILHDIGIHEAEIKYKSSSGKYQEIEGPKIAEELLVKNKIDISNTQIERIKFIIGNHHSYKKIDGIDFQILVEADFIVNIYEDNIQKREIENVKKNIFKTNTGKYLIDSMYLK
- a CDS encoding UvrD-helicase domain-containing protein, which codes for MPSKNVITIAAAGSGKSTGIVNEAIANQDKRILITTFTVEGTEELKKIFIEQYQAIPKNVEIMTWMSFLIQECIRPYQLSAFDRLVSRPIFVQGRSTKYFKKTDPRYFFGADDCIFSDKLADFAMLCNAKTDGKVIKRLESIYDLIFIDEFQDFAGYDYDLVIELLQTDITLRIVADPRQGTFSTNESARNAKYKKAGVLKLIEKLELDGLCRIELNNWSYRCNQELCSFSDSIYHDYEKTISRNFERTGHDGIFYISRSQLEEYLQNFQVVILRYDKKTKWLDEKVRNFGAVKGRTYERVLILPNTPIINFLKGQPFSSPAKYYVAFTRAKYSATILCDEELSHPMITKWKT
- a CDS encoding ATP-dependent nuclease, coding for MIDYLRIIGFKNLQDFKISFKHGINIIIGDNDAGKTTILEALNLVLTGTLFGKSIFTEISPYIFNADLVRYFINTIGTPECIPPKIIIEAVFFDTDETARYRGINNLDRVDLPGVSIVVDLDKEFTEEYKQYIKEKEEVHSVPTEFYGVSWAFFSGNPVGGRSNQIRSTYIDAASIRFASGSDRFINKVINDALTEKDKARLSIEYRKLRETFSKINGVETINSSLAEKGKEITKNDFKVSVDISAKSGWDSVLIPYLDDIPFQFIGMGEQSKLKIGFALNATLEKTSVFLIEEPENHLSFTNMASLIDQISKMCDERQVIISTHNSFVLNKLGLDNLRLLHAKKSISLVELSASTVSYFKRLPGYDTLRMVLAKSIILVEGPTEELIIQRLYLDKYGTLPISNNVDIISVRGLSFKRFLEISKQLKIKTQVITDNDGDIAAVKAKYSDYEGIETIKIIYPENASLSTIEIAFCACNTVANLNKIFIKDFGSIEEIKNWMLNNKTEWSLRVFESAEKIEYPEYIKNAI
- a CDS encoding (2Fe-2S)-binding protein, producing the protein MIEFQYFEGCPNAKESLSILRAFIIGSSIPEDQLKISLIRSADMAQEVNFQGSPTILIDGIDIYTMHKPIGFNYACRLYMVNGKNTGVLPLEFISIRYKELMMIKSKISNNGKIGIFPNIGKTMPLVKKETSIKKCPECNSHGVLVKKETIKAIISEYALKRVVGDAFALCMNRNCEISYYSLDSNIVFNTNDLIVPLWYKKDANPIYACYCSKVTKNDVILAIKDHGAKTVNDVKLFTGAMKNSDCLHHNPLGKCCHKIIQEIINEEIQDI
- the pnuC gene encoding nicotinamide riboside transporter PnuC, which encodes MLSFLNVNTVMIDIAGYPLSYIEFVGTVFYFLSVFLISKKNILTWPIGIISVVLYGILFYQIQLYSDMMEQVYYLVISIVGWLMWKKKQDEESYIPTSWSSFKAIIVFTIITAIFTTVLTYCVSNFHVWLPKVFPEPASFPFLDALTTIMSFVAMYLTTIRKNEGWIYWIVVDVIATGLYWVKDVRFIAIQYIILLCMAVYGLINWMRKNHPTTAST
- a CDS encoding AAA family ATPase, with the protein product MKIGLTLGKFAPFHKGHEYLISCALKEMDQVVVIVYNASETTKIPTYVRANWIKSIFPSVRIILAEDGPQETGYTKEIIDTQNKYLKNKLKHIKVDTFYSSEKYGEYVSTALKCKNRTIDIKREQFPICATEIRHNIVKYRSFLSPVVFNSIKPHYYFLGGPSTGKSTIALLAAQTLGGSYCEEYGRDYWMKHQTNHRLSMSDLEKIAFAQNEMELTRSNTETDYTFCDTNTITTLAYSIYYFNKSSKKLLQIVEKSLYKYKNVFLCNDDFPFEDTWDRSGIGSREKLQEINIELLHKYNIMYSLLSGTIENRIEQIKGVINA